In Azospirillum humicireducens, the genomic stretch GAGGTCCTGGTGGAAATGTCGGCTTCGAATGCCCCCTCCCTAACCCTCCCCCGCCTTCNGCGCCACACTCACATCACTGCAGATCGGCCTCTTCCATCTGCAGGCCGCCGTCGGCGACATAGTAGAAGCCGGTCAGCTTCTTCGACTTGCCGGCCAGCAGATTCTCGACGCCGAGGAAGATCCAGGGCGCATCCTTCCAGATCTGCTCCTGGGCGACGCGGTAGGCCTCGGCGCGCTTGGCGGTGTCGGCGGTGCCGATCCCGGTCTCGATCGCGGCGTCGACCGTGTCGTTCTTGTAGTACGCCACGTTGAAGAACTTCGGCGGGAAGCCCTTGCCCCACAGCAGCGGACGCAGGCCCCAGTCGGCATCACCGGTCGAAGCCGACCAGCCGCTGTACTGCATCTGCACCGTGGCATCCTCCGGCTTCTCGACGCTCCAGACACGGGAAGCCTCGACACCGGATTCGAGCGGGGTGACGGTCAGCTTGACGCCGACCTGGGCCAGCTGCTGCTGCACGAACTGCATGCCGCGGATGAAGTTGGTGCTGTTGCGGCCGATCATCTCGGCCTCGAAGCCGTTCGGATAGCCGGCCTCGNCTTCGCCTTGGCGAGGTCGTAGGTGTACTGGCTCGGCTGGGCGACATGGTAGCCCAGCTTGGACGGGATCGCCGAATCCAGCGGGCCGGCATAACCGCGATAGACCACCTTGGCGTAGGCGTTCTTGTCGATGGCGTAGTTCAGCGCCTGACGGACGCGCGGGTCGTTGAAGGGCTTCTTCATGGTGTTCATCGCCACATAGCGGGCAATGATCGACGGGGCGTCGATGATCTCCAGCGCCTGGTTGGCCTCCACCATCTTCACCATTTCCGGCGGCAGCGGATAGATGAACTGCGCCTCGTTGGTCTGCAGC encodes the following:
- a CDS encoding ABC transporter substrate-binding protein, whose amino-acid sequence is EAGYPNGFEAEMIGRNSTNFIRGMQFVQQQLAQVGVKLTVTPLESGVEASRVWSVEKPEDATVQMQYSGWSASTGDADWGLRPLLWGKGFPPKFFNVAYYKNDTVDAAIETGIGTADTAKRAEAYRVAQEQIWKDAPWIFLGVENLLAGKSKKLTGFYYVADGGLQMEEADLQ